The following proteins come from a genomic window of Nostoc sp. TCL26-01:
- a CDS encoding alpha/beta fold hydrolase → MPDAPCSTTNNIEDVLVGKKIHLRQGVDLQVCHNPGIHPPLVFIHGGTGNRFNFRMQYEFAQTQSWEILAYDLAGNGQSSSYSRYSIGRHCRDLQRLLHRFEIQSPVLCCHSYGVPIGLEFLQHYPVSGIIAIAGGTHDLAPWWEIPLMKFMAWGGRYMFHLANLQALNKFLSTSYRHSAMERFFAENPAPTDVHAYKGLEIFWDYNFFIRHPLPKNLHIPALVITAGQDPTFTHKMGEELTSHFVNGTHLHFANAGHLVMAECADLVNQAIADWLTQRLYS, encoded by the coding sequence ATGCCAGATGCTCCATGCTCAACTACTAATAATATCGAAGATGTGCTAGTTGGTAAAAAAATCCACCTAAGGCAAGGGGTAGATTTACAAGTTTGCCACAATCCAGGTATCCATCCCCCATTGGTGTTTATTCACGGCGGAACGGGAAATCGGTTTAATTTTAGAATGCAGTATGAGTTTGCGCAAACTCAAAGTTGGGAAATTCTGGCATATGATTTGGCAGGTAATGGTCAATCTAGTTCTTACTCTCGCTACTCCATAGGGCGGCATTGTCGAGATTTACAGCGATTATTACACCGTTTTGAGATTCAGTCACCTGTATTGTGCTGTCACAGTTATGGAGTTCCCATTGGACTAGAGTTTCTTCAACATTATCCTGTGAGTGGAATCATTGCGATCGCTGGGGGAACTCACGACTTAGCACCTTGGTGGGAAATTCCCTTGATGAAGTTTATGGCTTGGGGTGGTAGATATATGTTTCACTTAGCCAACTTGCAAGCTTTGAATAAATTCCTTTCAACTTCTTATCGTCACAGTGCGATGGAAAGGTTTTTTGCCGAAAATCCAGCACCCACAGATGTTCATGCTTACAAAGGTTTAGAAATATTTTGGGATTATAACTTTTTTATCCGTCATCCCTTACCGAAAAATTTGCATATTCCGGCTTTAGTCATTACCGCCGGCCAAGATCCCACATTTACACACAAGATGGGAGAAGAATTAACCAGTCACTTTGTCAATGGTACTCACTTACATTTTGCCAATGCTGGACATTTAGTCATGGCTGAGTGTGCAGATTTAGTTAATCAGGCGATCGCAGATTGGTTAACACAGCGACTTTACTCTTAA
- a CDS encoding esterase family protein gives MNNRISQTFLLFSLITLVSCNYSQGAIAQKPLQQAILPPQPSADILATPLTYKIATYDSQAMGGSRTYGVSLPPGYEQNPQQRYPVIFLLHGGHGEPQDWFNQGKGHALKTLEQLYTTGKLPPSIVITPDGNDKRGSSRYWDPQYIDGPNGKVSTAVGNELVKVVQTRYRTLPNPDFWAIGGLSSGGWGAVNVGLHNLNNFSILFSHSGYFQDKSGPKNSPITYIKDIPSQAQKRLRIYLDTGISDTEEIDEAKKFSQVLEQFKIYHLFRKYPGSHTWQYWREHLADSLTFVGEQFRISQIAHMADHM, from the coding sequence ATGAATAACAGAATATCGCAAACTTTCTTACTCTTTTCGCTCATCACCCTAGTTAGCTGCAATTATTCTCAAGGTGCAATAGCTCAAAAGCCACTACAACAAGCCATCCTACCACCACAACCGAGTGCTGATATCTTAGCCACTCCCCTCACTTATAAAATTGCCACTTACGATAGTCAAGCTATGGGTGGAAGCCGCACTTATGGCGTTTCCTTACCTCCAGGCTATGAACAAAATCCACAACAACGCTATCCAGTAATTTTTCTGCTCCACGGTGGACATGGTGAACCTCAAGACTGGTTTAATCAAGGTAAGGGACACGCTCTCAAAACTCTAGAACAACTGTACACCACAGGTAAATTACCTCCCAGTATCGTCATTACTCCAGATGGTAACGACAAGCGCGGTTCTAGCCGCTACTGGGACCCCCAATATATAGACGGCCCTAATGGTAAAGTTTCCACCGCCGTTGGCAATGAACTAGTCAAAGTAGTGCAAACCCGCTACCGTACCTTACCTAATCCCGATTTTTGGGCAATAGGGGGATTATCTTCTGGGGGATGGGGTGCAGTCAATGTCGGTTTGCATAACTTAAATAATTTCTCAATTTTATTTAGTCATAGTGGTTATTTTCAAGATAAAAGCGGCCCGAAAAACAGTCCCATTACCTATATCAAAGATATTCCTTCACAAGCACAAAAAAGATTACGAATCTATTTAGATACAGGTATTTCCGATACTGAAGAAATAGATGAGGCGAAAAAGTTTTCTCAAGTCCTAGAACAATTCAAGATTTATCATCTCTTCCGCAAGTATCCTGGTAGTCATACTTGGCAATATTGGCGTGAACATTTAGCCGATTCTTTAACATTTGTCGGTGAGCAATTTCGCATTTCCCAGATAGCCCACATGGCTGATCATATGTAA
- a CDS encoding lysylphosphatidylglycerol synthase domain-containing protein encodes MLKKLQFSFGYLFSLLLLALCLWAIASELREYNYRDVVNSLAAIPKTRLSWAVGLTTIGYLVMVGYDILGFSYVGRSLSWNKIALTNFISCAFSNTIGFALLTGSAVRYRFYMRWGVSVVAIAQIIAFANFTFWLGMFTVAGLIFLIHPLIIPTQLNLPFTTVRPIGIIFLLLIAIYILSSIFIKQPLTIRSHILRFPTFPISLAQIAVSSLDWILAASVLYIIISSNLSLSYFDFLGIYLLAMFAAIVSNIPGGLGVFETVILLLLTSKLSAVVILGSLLAYRGIYYFLPLLISACLLGFSELKYR; translated from the coding sequence ATGCTCAAAAAACTACAGTTTAGTTTTGGTTACTTGTTTAGCTTGCTCTTGCTGGCACTTTGTCTGTGGGCGATCGCTAGTGAATTGCGAGAGTATAATTATCGAGATGTTGTCAATTCATTAGCAGCTATTCCCAAAACGCGCTTAAGCTGGGCAGTGGGATTAACTACCATCGGCTATTTAGTCATGGTAGGGTATGATATTTTGGGATTTAGCTATGTTGGTCGTTCCCTATCTTGGAATAAGATTGCTTTAACTAACTTTATTAGTTGTGCCTTCAGTAATACCATTGGCTTTGCTTTGCTGACTGGCAGTGCTGTTCGTTATCGATTTTACATGAGATGGGGGGTATCTGTAGTAGCGATCGCCCAAATAATTGCCTTTGCTAATTTCACTTTTTGGCTGGGAATGTTTACCGTTGCTGGTTTAATTTTTCTCATCCATCCGTTGATCATTCCCACCCAATTAAATTTGCCATTTACCACAGTCAGACCTATCGGTATCATCTTTCTATTGCTAATTGCTATTTACATCTTAAGTAGCATTTTCATCAAACAACCATTAACTATTCGCTCTCACATATTGCGTTTTCCCACCTTCCCCATATCTTTAGCTCAAATTGCCGTTTCTAGTCTTGACTGGATTCTAGCTGCTAGCGTTCTTTATATCATAATTTCCAGTAATTTATCTTTGTCTTATTTCGATTTTTTAGGAATTTATTTATTAGCCATGTTTGCAGCAATTGTGAGTAATATTCCTGGTGGATTGGGTGTATTTGAAACTGTAATCTTATTGTTACTTACCTCTAAACTTTCTGCCGTAGTAATTCTTGGTTCACTTCTTGCTTATCGCGGCATATACTATTTTTTACCATTATTAATTTCAGCCTGTTTACTAGGTTTTTCCGAACTGAAGTACAGATGA